A single genomic interval of Caldisalinibacter kiritimatiensis harbors:
- a CDS encoding transposase gives SSNYGYTLKYNWKENPRHWGYPLRSSDLWQKLYDKRTSVERCNSRLKKYLNLDNIRSKGIKKVKVHSLLNCIALIAGTIALNSRKSIDKAA, from the coding sequence CTTCTTCTAACTATGGTTATACATTAAAATATAATTGGAAAGAGAACCCAAGACATTGGGGTTATCCCTTAAGATCTTCAGATTTATGGCAAAAACTTTATGATAAAAGAACATCTGTTGAAAGATGTAATAGTAGACTTAAAAAGTATCTAAACTTAGATAATATAAGGTCTAAAGGTATTAAAAAAGTCAAAGTCCATTCATTACTAAATTGTATTGCACTCATAGCTGGAACAATTGCTTTAAATTCAAGAAAGTCTATTGATAAAGCTGCCTAA